From the genome of Platichthys flesus chromosome 10, fPlaFle2.1, whole genome shotgun sequence:
TTGCACTACCTCAGTGCCGTAACAAGCCCAACAGGAGAGTGAGAGACGGGTGGGACCAGTACCTGAAGCTCAATGGTTGTCAAGTACCACAGCAGATTTAAATATTGTTCCCGGATTAGTCTGGTTTATAGGTAGAGCATCCACACATGAGGCAGTCGACTGGTGAACAGGAGCAAAACAACCCAAGCACATGATGCACATTTACTTTCATTTCAGCCTTTTTGAGTAACGCCCTCAAACTGTGGTCTCCTATGCATCTGTTCTGAAGGAAGGTCACAAGGTCGTCTTTTCACCCTATGCTCTCATTTTGGATTTATTTAGTTCTCCTTTGTCAAGTCCGCAGGTTTATTCACAAATAGCAGGTAGAGACTCAATTAGTGACACTGACCTTGTGACTCGAGATCCCAAAAATATGGAAACTTCTAGTTTAGAATGTGTCGTTTCTCTCTTCCcacttaaaataacatttatgttCTCATTTGATCATTTTCATGATCTCATAAGAGATATTGTGTAGCCATCGTGTTTAAATTCTGCCGACAGAAGTGATCCTTTGATTCCTTACATTTCATCAATTATGAGACaaacattaaatgaaaacagctttttgATGTGTCCAGTAAGTCGAGAGACACCAGTGCTGAAGTAGCATCTAGCACTGGTTCTTACATGAAGGAAACCCTGGccccatttttttctttcctttcacatttttgtgaaagATATACTTTAAAAATCAAAATTTTCCGGGATTTGTGCAATATTTGATCCTAACTGTCATGTTGTTGACCAAACTGTATATTGTATAAACAAGTGACAAGTTGTTCGAAAGCAACAAGATCACCAATGTCTTCCATTAAGATTTGTATAGACTCATGTGCATTAACCAGCCTATTAAGCGGGACTGTGGTGCCACATTAGTGTAGCCATGCATGACCAGTAGTGATGTTTGCTTTATGACGAGTAGTGAAATCAGTTCTCTAGACTAAGCTGGAGCTCAAAACTATGGAAACCATTTCAGTCAAAGTCAAGGGTTGTAGACTGACGTTCTAAATCTTTGAAGACACCACGTCCAGATTCAGCTCGGCCTGAAAACACGAGATATGCAGATTTATAGTATTCATTGAAGTCGACTCACATATGCCCAATATATAACTAAGTGTTGTTTTACTCTTCTTAGaacttttatctttaaaaaaaaagctttagaGATATTCTAACATATTCTCATGCATAAAAAGAATTAGTAAATTTTTGAATAACAACCATAAAGTTCCAATGAATAAAACCTTAATAAAAGAGTATTACGTTCATCCTGGATTAGGAGCTAATTGGCCGGTGGTGTTTCAGCTCTAGAATTAAGATCTCACCATGACATCGCATTGTACATAATACCTCATAGTTTTGGGATTCAAAGTGTTATAATTCAATCCATACAATTATATTTGATTAGAGTTTTAGAAGCAATAACCTACAATAATGCATGAGTTCAGTGCCAGGGTGTAAGTGTTCAAAGGATTCCGTGCCGTGGAAAGGACAACCACCGCCTCTTTACGCTTAATGTAGCCGTCTATCTATTGGTCACTTTTCTGGCGAGTTGTTTAGCTTTAGAGAACAGTATCTCTTCTTAAGGTCTGGGATACTTCCTGCAGAACTACGTGCATGTGAGGACTGCTGTAGCATAACAGTATTTACAAGTTTACCGAAACACTTATATTTTTAGAGACTATTTTCCCTGCCTTGTattttttcaaacacaaaaacacaataatctaAACCAACATAGGAGACGCTTTAAATGATAATTCTTCTTGTAGCATTTTACATCCCAAAAAAAACCCATTCCTTTAAAAAATCCAGATTTCCAGTAACTCTGTAGCTGTGAAGCAAGTTTACTGAACCAACTTGACACTTTCTTGAAaggtactctctctctctgtgccgaCTTGCACCATCATCCCCAGCCTCCTGTCTTGAAAACTGTAAACTAAAAACCCTGTGATGCTCTTTGTGGGGATTTATAATCGCAATTTATAAGCAAGTAGGCGTCTAGCGACTTGAATATATGGGTTCAAAAAATATGCATGACTAAGCAGAATAAAGAATGATTTGTATTGCATGCAATAATCCAACTGTGTAATGTGAATGGGTGTAAGTAGGATGTTGAAATGTTCATGTCAGGTGTTCTGTGACAAGGGGACGGTGGTTTGATTCTACTTGAGGAGCGTTGAGGTAGTTTTGTCATCGTGGTTTTCACAGACTGCGCAGCACCACAAAGAAACGATGGAgtgtttcaagtgtttctgCTCTCACTCTCTGCTGAGTCATACGTGACCATGGCAGCGATGCCACAGTGCAGCTCAACAACCCGATCAACCTTTGTtcccatgaaaaaaaaaaacgacagtCATATAAGCCTGGGTAAGATTAATGATGTTACTTTGTTTGATCAACTTCTCCACCGAGGGGGTGGACTGTGTAGAAACTATGCACTTCAGACGGAGGAAGTGGGCATGCTTATTATGTGTAAGCCTCTTGTCTGGTTTTGTAttaacaaaggaaaaaaaaaaagaatctataTCAGAAATTCAGCAATAAAAAGCAGCATGGTGCCAATCGGACGACTGGGTGTCTGTTTACTCACAGTTTGAGTGTTTACGAGGATTTACATCATGGAAATACCTTTTTTTGCAATTACAGAAAAGATTCATTAACTGTAATGAGAATTTAGTGCCACAAAACAAACTATTACTGAACAGAAATGGAGCAAATAGATTATTCCTAGAGCCATTTAATGAAAACCTCAAAATACCACAATACAGAAAACATGACATATATACATTACACACACCGGCCTATAGAGGGCAGCAGAGTGAGGAGCACAAGAAGCCTTTTCCCAGGACGAGGTGCAGTTGGGTCTACTTCTCCAAGACGCTGGTGATACTGCGTTCGGCCAATCGGCTCTTTAGACACAACATCCGATCCAGCTGCACCTGGAACTGCTTCCTCACCTgccagggaaataaaaacaaacatgagatCAACGTGTGAGACTAAGAAGGAAATTCTAAGAAGTCACATATTgtcagggttcatacacattttgaccaatagattttcatgacttttctataactttaaaccaaatttccatgaccaagcattttgtgaaatctcggtgtatagaaaatgtagtatttaatcTAACAATGAGCATTCCAAAGGATACAGTTTACTTTAAATGAGACAATAGTTTGAggtctttgtctgttgtttaCTTTCCATTTGTAGACAAGCatggttaaatctacacttccctAGCATAGTGCATTATCCCACCTGTTTCCCCACCGAACTTTTCCATTAGTATGAGAGCGTAAGCCTGCttataatatgaataaatacaatttccataacttctccaaaacttttggtattttattgttttcaagcacttttccaggcctggaaaaaagcattttacaattccatgacttttccaggttttccatgaccgtaGGAAACCTGTATTAATCTCACCTCATCGATGTTTTGTTTGACTGGCTTCAGATCCAATGTTATTGTGGAAGCTTTCACCATGGACCTGCTGTCGAGGATGTAGCTGCATAGAGAAATTAGAGAAgagagtttttatttaattcatgcAACTATTTTATGTTCTGTATACGAAGATTGAAAGAACATAAATCTATCCCTTCAAAATCTAAAACGTCTGTTGAATCTCACAAGgcactttgtgtattttagcGTCTCAGGGCTTCAGTACAGCTGTACACAGAAAGTCAATGTGCTTGTCTGCTCACCAAGTGATGTTtgctctgtggaggaggaagagcgagCGAATCGAGGCCCAACGCGACGGAGCTGAGTGAATAACTTTGCCCACAGAAGAGCGGCAGCCACGACACTTCAGAGAACTGTAGATGCTGAAATCACACAAGAGAGGTGACGAGAAataagacacagacagaaacctTGAGCGTAGTAAAAAACATGTTCCTCACTGACAGCAGGTGAGTGAAAGATGGAGGATTTACTTGTTACTAGAAGTTTAAAAACCTTCACTGCTGCAGCCACTCACCAATTTGCCATTTCTCCTTTATGTCCGGACTCCTTTGTATTACTGATGACAACGTCAGAGGTCGCTCCTGAAGAGAGACGAGAAGCAGTGGGGGGGATTATCTAAAcagcaataataacaataacaatgagTATAAAACATTCTAATGTGGAATGTTACTGACAAACTACCCCTGACACCATCTCTATTTTGTATGATGtggtttattatatatttggttTGTCAATTTGGTCATTTGTCATTCACAAAGCATGTTTTTCTGATTCAGGCATATATTGTGgtttattattgtaaaatgtgcatttaaaatTAATCCCTGTATGatgaaatttaaataataacatatatGGTTGGAGACAGTAGTCctatacaataaatacacacatagaTAAGTAGAAATCGTAACATTTACCCTTTATCCATTTCCTACAATTAATACAAAATCTCTATTTTGAATGTGTTTCATGAAATATTGTGTTGTGCCACAACTCaaccatcacagacacacaacaagtaGAATGAGACACCCTTGTGGATTCTTGGTGtttataacacaaacacaaccccaGTGTGTGAAGAGGTGAACTCACGCAGACACACGATCAGGTTCATGCATGTGATCTCCCCGCAGATGCTGAGGGAATCCGCCATCACGGTGTTACACTGTGTGCAGTGGAGAGTCATGTGTGGCCGGGTTCGAGCCTCTTCTGCGCCCGCT
Proteins encoded in this window:
- the oip5 gene encoding protein Mis18-beta, whose amino-acid sequence is MEFDDSVLTRRVDGGKAGAEEARTRPHMTLHCTQCNTVMADSLSICGEITCMNLIVCLRATSDVVISNTKESGHKGEMANCIYSSLKCRGCRSSVGKVIHSAPSRWASIRSLFLLHRANITCYILDSRSMVKASTITLDLKPVKQNIDEVRKQFQVQLDRMLCLKSRLAERSITSVLEK